From a region of the Plodia interpunctella isolate USDA-ARS_2022_Savannah chromosome 13, ilPloInte3.2, whole genome shotgun sequence genome:
- the LOC128674600 gene encoding glycoprotein-N-acetylgalactosamine 3-beta-galactosyltransferase 1-like isoform X5 produces the protein MLLSDIFLKNSILKLFKIWLAGYTVGVLLAVSLFKLQQARFFRQETKQRFLPQELFKHYSRNVEDLSEDSQLYWKLDHWIPLPYQNGEDESYEDNWPQSLPIFAHRHEDEDRRVAKAIAGKVRVFCIVMITTDNYRYKRRVQLIKETWGKRCDKLIFMRTEAAIKENDLWNRDIEAFQDIYKKHSEEADWFVRADDVTYLIIENLKYMLKDYSSSEAVYFSCMPDDNPEKLPYFRAGYIFSRETMKTFVNKAHICNVPKSENILIVIRSRRLRNIIPQRNEHLFILDGVPRVPLETFWHCPQL, from the exons ATGTTGCTATCAGATATTTTCCTCAAGAACagtattttgaaattgtttaaaatatggcTTGCGGGGTACACGGTCGGTGTACTACTGGCAGTCTCTCTCTTCAAACTGCAACAGGCAAGATTTTTCCG acAAGAGACAAAACAGCGATTTTTGCCTCAGGAGCTGTTCAAGCATTAC TCCAGGAATGTAG AAGATTTGAGTGAAGACTCTCAATTGTACTGGAAACTTGACCATTGGATCCCTCTGCCTTACCAAAATGGCGAAGACGAAAGTTACGAGGATAACTGGCCCCAATCACTTCCCATTTTTG CACATCGACATGAAGACGAAGACAGAAGAGTGGCCAAAGCTATAGCAGGAAAGGTTCGCGTGTTCTGTATTGTCATGATTACGACTGACAATTATCGATACAAGCGGCGAGTTCAACTCATCAAAGAAACTTGGGGGAAAAGATGTGACAAACTCATTTTTATGAGGACTGAGGCTG CCATAAAGGAGAATGATCTTTGGAACAGAGATATAGAGGCGTTCCAGGACATCTACAAAAAACACAGCGAAGAAGCGGACTGGTTCGTACGAGCTGATGATGTTAC GTACTTAATTATAGAAAATCTCAAATATATGTTAAAGGACTATTCTAGTTCTGAAGCAGTTTATTTCAGCTGCATGCCTGACGATAATCCagaaaag TTGCCATATTTTCGCGCTGGGTACATATTTAGCAGAGAGACGATGAAAACTTTTGTCAACAAAGCACACATTTGTAACGTACCAAAatcggaaaatattttaatcg tCATCCGGAGCCGCAGACTACGCAATATCATTCCACAACGTAACGAGCACTTATTTATACTTGATGGAGTTCCTCGTGTACCACTTGAGACCTTTTGGCATTGTCCACAACTATGA
- the LOC128674600 gene encoding glycoprotein-N-acetylgalactosamine 3-beta-galactosyltransferase 1-like isoform X3 — MACGVHGRCTTGSLSLQTATGKIFPTRDKTAIFASGAVQALQDLSEDSQLYWKLDHWIPLPYQNGEDESYEDNWPQSLPIFAHRHEDEDRRVAKAIAGKVRVFCIVMITTDNYRYKRRVQLIKETWGKRCDKLIFMRTEAAIKENDLWNRDIEAFQDIYKKHSEEADWFVRADDVTYLIIENLKYMLKDYSSSEAVYFSCMPDDNPEKLPYFRAGYIFSRETMKTFVNKAHICNVPKSENILIERCLRTLNIKMLDSRDFKGRGRIFPYSPPYLGFSSGAADYAISFHNVTSTYLYLMEFLVYHLRPFGIVHNYEIPDGDK, encoded by the exons atggcTTGCGGGGTACACGGTCGGTGTACTACTGGCAGTCTCTCTCTTCAAACTGCAACAGGCAAGATTTTTCCG acAAGAGACAAAACAGCGATTTTTGCCTCAGGAGCTGTTCAAGCATTAC AAGATTTGAGTGAAGACTCTCAATTGTACTGGAAACTTGACCATTGGATCCCTCTGCCTTACCAAAATGGCGAAGACGAAAGTTACGAGGATAACTGGCCCCAATCACTTCCCATTTTTG CACATCGACATGAAGACGAAGACAGAAGAGTGGCCAAAGCTATAGCAGGAAAGGTTCGCGTGTTCTGTATTGTCATGATTACGACTGACAATTATCGATACAAGCGGCGAGTTCAACTCATCAAAGAAACTTGGGGGAAAAGATGTGACAAACTCATTTTTATGAGGACTGAGGCTG CCATAAAGGAGAATGATCTTTGGAACAGAGATATAGAGGCGTTCCAGGACATCTACAAAAAACACAGCGAAGAAGCGGACTGGTTCGTACGAGCTGATGATGTTAC GTACTTAATTATAGAAAATCTCAAATATATGTTAAAGGACTATTCTAGTTCTGAAGCAGTTTATTTCAGCTGCATGCCTGACGATAATCCagaaaag TTGCCATATTTTCGCGCTGGGTACATATTTAGCAGAGAGACGATGAAAACTTTTGTCAACAAAGCACACATTTGTAACGTACCAAAatcggaaaatattttaatcg aacgATGTCTCCGtactttaaacataaaaatgctGGATTCTCGGGACTTCAAGGGCCGCGGGCGTATATTCCCGTACAGTCCACCATATTTGGGTTTT tCATCCGGAGCCGCAGACTACGCAATATCATTCCACAACGTAACGAGCACTTATTTATACTTGATGGAGTTCCTCGTGTACCACTTGAGACCTTTTGGCATTGTCCACAACTATGAAATACCTGATGgggataaataa
- the LOC128674600 gene encoding glycoprotein-N-acetylgalactosamine 3-beta-galactosyltransferase 1-like isoform X2, producing MLLSDIFLKNSILKLFKIWLAGYTVGVLLAVSLFKLQQARFFRQETKQRFLPQELFKHYSRNVEDLSEDSQLYWKLDHWIPLPYQNGEDESYEDNWPQSLPIFAHRHEDEDRRVAKAIAGKVRVFCIVMITTDNYRYKRRVQLIKETWGKRCDKLIFMRTEAAIKENDLWNRDIEAFQDIYKKHSEEADWFVRADDVTYLIIENLKYMLKDYSSSEAVYFSCMPDDNPEKLPYFRAGYIFSRETMKTFVNKAHICNVPKSENILIERCLRTLNIKMLDSRDFKGRGRIFPYSPPYLVIRSRRLRNIIPQRNEHLFILDGVPRVPLETFWHCPQL from the exons ATGTTGCTATCAGATATTTTCCTCAAGAACagtattttgaaattgtttaaaatatggcTTGCGGGGTACACGGTCGGTGTACTACTGGCAGTCTCTCTCTTCAAACTGCAACAGGCAAGATTTTTCCG acAAGAGACAAAACAGCGATTTTTGCCTCAGGAGCTGTTCAAGCATTAC TCCAGGAATGTAG AAGATTTGAGTGAAGACTCTCAATTGTACTGGAAACTTGACCATTGGATCCCTCTGCCTTACCAAAATGGCGAAGACGAAAGTTACGAGGATAACTGGCCCCAATCACTTCCCATTTTTG CACATCGACATGAAGACGAAGACAGAAGAGTGGCCAAAGCTATAGCAGGAAAGGTTCGCGTGTTCTGTATTGTCATGATTACGACTGACAATTATCGATACAAGCGGCGAGTTCAACTCATCAAAGAAACTTGGGGGAAAAGATGTGACAAACTCATTTTTATGAGGACTGAGGCTG CCATAAAGGAGAATGATCTTTGGAACAGAGATATAGAGGCGTTCCAGGACATCTACAAAAAACACAGCGAAGAAGCGGACTGGTTCGTACGAGCTGATGATGTTAC GTACTTAATTATAGAAAATCTCAAATATATGTTAAAGGACTATTCTAGTTCTGAAGCAGTTTATTTCAGCTGCATGCCTGACGATAATCCagaaaag TTGCCATATTTTCGCGCTGGGTACATATTTAGCAGAGAGACGATGAAAACTTTTGTCAACAAAGCACACATTTGTAACGTACCAAAatcggaaaatattttaatcg aacgATGTCTCCGtactttaaacataaaaatgctGGATTCTCGGGACTTCAAGGGCCGCGGGCGTATATTCCCGTACAGTCCACCATATTTGG tCATCCGGAGCCGCAGACTACGCAATATCATTCCACAACGTAACGAGCACTTATTTATACTTGATGGAGTTCCTCGTGTACCACTTGAGACCTTTTGGCATTGTCCACAACTATGA
- the LOC128674600 gene encoding glycoprotein-N-acetylgalactosamine 3-beta-galactosyltransferase 1-like isoform X4: protein MLLSDIFLKNSILKLFKIWLAGYTVGVLLAVSLFKLQQARFFRQETKQRFLPQELFKHYSRNVEDLSEDSQLYWKLDHWIPLPYQNGEDESYEDNWPQSLPIFAHRHEDEDRRVAKAIAGKVRVFCIVMITTDNYRYKRRVQLIKETWGKRCDKLIFMRTEAAIKENDLWNRDIEAFQDIYKKHSEEADWFVRADDVTYLIIENLKYMLKDYSSSEAVYFSCMPDDNPEKLPYFRAGYIFSRETMKTFVNKAHICNVPKSENILIERCLRTLNIKMLDSRDFKGRGRIFPYSPPYLGFVHTILFLILCS, encoded by the exons ATGTTGCTATCAGATATTTTCCTCAAGAACagtattttgaaattgtttaaaatatggcTTGCGGGGTACACGGTCGGTGTACTACTGGCAGTCTCTCTCTTCAAACTGCAACAGGCAAGATTTTTCCG acAAGAGACAAAACAGCGATTTTTGCCTCAGGAGCTGTTCAAGCATTAC TCCAGGAATGTAG AAGATTTGAGTGAAGACTCTCAATTGTACTGGAAACTTGACCATTGGATCCCTCTGCCTTACCAAAATGGCGAAGACGAAAGTTACGAGGATAACTGGCCCCAATCACTTCCCATTTTTG CACATCGACATGAAGACGAAGACAGAAGAGTGGCCAAAGCTATAGCAGGAAAGGTTCGCGTGTTCTGTATTGTCATGATTACGACTGACAATTATCGATACAAGCGGCGAGTTCAACTCATCAAAGAAACTTGGGGGAAAAGATGTGACAAACTCATTTTTATGAGGACTGAGGCTG CCATAAAGGAGAATGATCTTTGGAACAGAGATATAGAGGCGTTCCAGGACATCTACAAAAAACACAGCGAAGAAGCGGACTGGTTCGTACGAGCTGATGATGTTAC GTACTTAATTATAGAAAATCTCAAATATATGTTAAAGGACTATTCTAGTTCTGAAGCAGTTTATTTCAGCTGCATGCCTGACGATAATCCagaaaag TTGCCATATTTTCGCGCTGGGTACATATTTAGCAGAGAGACGATGAAAACTTTTGTCAACAAAGCACACATTTGTAACGTACCAAAatcggaaaatattttaatcg aacgATGTCTCCGtactttaaacataaaaatgctGGATTCTCGGGACTTCAAGGGCCGCGGGCGTATATTCCCGTACAGTCCACCATATTTGGGTTTTGTAcatacgattttatttttaattttgtgttcaTGA
- the LOC128674596 gene encoding glycoprotein-N-acetylgalactosamine 3-beta-galactosyltransferase 1-B-like isoform X2 gives MGLGATVAMDPPAIAISDTWGKRCNHILFMNEPDTISLKPPLGKDQHHLLYMYSKVGFIDWFLLTMSSECYVVIENLRYLLADYDPNDAIFFMLTVREKANITYVLSQKAVELFLKTALDTTACNTSKNDIVARMNCFRSIGIKRKDEQDYLQRDLFLSGNVYRRNTSGNFWNCRNLPEKPRDCYSDFAISMDGVDSKMKYVLDYFLYTLKPYGIKFGGKMPAILGENRQFQYGDYPTNIRSLAGEKKSQEKYRHKWNSMEEDYPQDDSISSEDSK, from the exons ATGGGCCTCGGTGCGACCGTAGCTATGGATCCGCCCGCGATCGCCATTTCCGACACTTGGGGGAAGCGGTGCAACCATATTCTTTTTATGAATG aGCCGGATACTATATCTTTGAAACCACCACTCGGGAAAGATCAGCATCATTTACTGTACATGTATTCGAAGGTCGGTTTTATTGACTGGTTCCTTCTAACCATGTCTTCAGAATG ctACGTGGTGATTGAGAATCTGAGGTACTTACTGGCAGATTACGATCCAAACGACGCGATTTTTTTCATGCTGACAGTTAGGGAAAAAGCg AATATAACTTACGTTCTAAGTCAAAAAGCTGtcgaattatttttgaagacgGCACTAGACACGACTGCTTGTAATACTTCAAAAAACGACATTGTTGCAAGGA tGAATTGCTTTAGATCCATTGGCATAAAAAGAAAGGATGAACAGGACTATTTACAACGCGATCTTTTCTTGTCGGGAAACGTATACAGACGAAATACTAGTGGAAATTTTTGGAATTGTCGTAATTTACCTGAAAAG ccACGTGATTGTTATTCAGACTTCGCCATTTCCATGGACGGTGTGGACTCGAAAATGAAATATGTCTTAGACTATTTTCTATACACATTGAAACCGTATGGCATCAAATTCGGCGGGAAAATGCCCGCCATTTTGGGTGAAAATAGACAATTCCAATATGGCGACTACCCAA CCAACATAAGGAGCTTGGCTGGTGAGAAGAAATcgcaagaaaaatatagacataAGTGGAACAGCATGGAGGAAGATTACCCCCAAGATGATTCTATTTCCAGCGAAGACAgcaaataa
- the LOC128674600 gene encoding glycoprotein-N-acetylgalactosamine 3-beta-galactosyltransferase 1-like isoform X1, which yields MLLSDIFLKNSILKLFKIWLAGYTVGVLLAVSLFKLQQARFFRQETKQRFLPQELFKHYSRNVEDLSEDSQLYWKLDHWIPLPYQNGEDESYEDNWPQSLPIFAHRHEDEDRRVAKAIAGKVRVFCIVMITTDNYRYKRRVQLIKETWGKRCDKLIFMRTEAAIKENDLWNRDIEAFQDIYKKHSEEADWFVRADDVTYLIIENLKYMLKDYSSSEAVYFSCMPDDNPEKLPYFRAGYIFSRETMKTFVNKAHICNVPKSENILIERCLRTLNIKMLDSRDFKGRGRIFPYSPPYLGFSSGAADYAISFHNVTSTYLYLMEFLVYHLRPFGIVHNYEIPDGDK from the exons ATGTTGCTATCAGATATTTTCCTCAAGAACagtattttgaaattgtttaaaatatggcTTGCGGGGTACACGGTCGGTGTACTACTGGCAGTCTCTCTCTTCAAACTGCAACAGGCAAGATTTTTCCG acAAGAGACAAAACAGCGATTTTTGCCTCAGGAGCTGTTCAAGCATTAC TCCAGGAATGTAG AAGATTTGAGTGAAGACTCTCAATTGTACTGGAAACTTGACCATTGGATCCCTCTGCCTTACCAAAATGGCGAAGACGAAAGTTACGAGGATAACTGGCCCCAATCACTTCCCATTTTTG CACATCGACATGAAGACGAAGACAGAAGAGTGGCCAAAGCTATAGCAGGAAAGGTTCGCGTGTTCTGTATTGTCATGATTACGACTGACAATTATCGATACAAGCGGCGAGTTCAACTCATCAAAGAAACTTGGGGGAAAAGATGTGACAAACTCATTTTTATGAGGACTGAGGCTG CCATAAAGGAGAATGATCTTTGGAACAGAGATATAGAGGCGTTCCAGGACATCTACAAAAAACACAGCGAAGAAGCGGACTGGTTCGTACGAGCTGATGATGTTAC GTACTTAATTATAGAAAATCTCAAATATATGTTAAAGGACTATTCTAGTTCTGAAGCAGTTTATTTCAGCTGCATGCCTGACGATAATCCagaaaag TTGCCATATTTTCGCGCTGGGTACATATTTAGCAGAGAGACGATGAAAACTTTTGTCAACAAAGCACACATTTGTAACGTACCAAAatcggaaaatattttaatcg aacgATGTCTCCGtactttaaacataaaaatgctGGATTCTCGGGACTTCAAGGGCCGCGGGCGTATATTCCCGTACAGTCCACCATATTTGGGTTTT tCATCCGGAGCCGCAGACTACGCAATATCATTCCACAACGTAACGAGCACTTATTTATACTTGATGGAGTTCCTCGTGTACCACTTGAGACCTTTTGGCATTGTCCACAACTATGAAATACCTGATGgggataaataa
- the LOC128674594 gene encoding glycoprotein-N-acetylgalactosamine 3-beta-galactosyltransferase 1-like, translating into MDLQLAIIMIVILLRRNVKCVFKRLEIEASALKNDYINTTMQDNDQGKVFVLIPVIDQEEKAPITDDDDDVEELAHAEDDTSIADALRERVKVLCLVMTSPDHDVKAIHVKQTWGKRCNKLIFFSTQGDAELPAIKVEDSAQNSWKMMKEAHRYIYQNHLFDADWFLQADDLTYVILENLRYMLMNHNTTEPIYFGSSVKGPAFYMKQVFRSSRAGIVLSREALTRLIVETVQGRKRCYADPMSVDDEQMARCLSLIGVKAVDTRDPYQRGRLFPDNPHNLLIPKIDHDWYWTNIHRGKTGRGCCSEQAVTFHYVPSSLMYVLEYFIYHLRPFGISYNYDTHYNFRKYNTKQKKSYNKQTI; encoded by the exons ATGGATCTACAATTAGCGATAATAATGatcgtaatattattaagacgCAATGTTAAATG TGTATTCAAGAGACTGGAAATAGAAGCATCTGcattaaaaaatgattatataaatactacaaTGCAAGATAACGATCAAGGAAAAGTGTTTGTCCTCATTCCTGTCATTGACCAAGAAGAAAAAGCACCAATCACGGATGACGATGATGATGTGGAAGAATTAGCGCATGCTGAAGATGACACATCTATCGCGGACGCTTTGAGGGAGCGAGTCAAGGTTCTCTGTTTGGTCATGACCAGTCCTGACCACGACGTAAAAGCCATACACGTAAAACAAACGTGGGGGAAAAGGtgtaataaactaattttcttTAGCACCCAAGGGG acGCGGAACTACCAGCGATAAAGGTAGAAGATTCGGCACAAAATTCGTGGAAAATGATGAAGGAAGCTCACCGGTACATCTATCAAAACCATTTGTTCGACGCTGATTGGTTTCTCCAAGCGGATGACCTTAC TTACGTCATTTTGGAAAATCTCAGATATATGCTAATGAACCATAACACAACAGAACCTATATATTTTGGATCTAGTGTCAAGGGTCCGGCTTTTTATATGAAACAG GTGTTCCGAAGCAGCCGCGCGGGCATTGTATTGAGCAGAGAAGCCCTGACCCGTCTCATTGTGGAGACCGTGCAGGGACGCAAGCGGTGCTACGCTGACCCGATGTCGGTCGACGACGAACAAATGG CTCGATGTTTAAGCCTGATCGGCGTGAAGGCTGTGGACACAAGGGACCCGTACCAACGAGGAAGACTCTTCCCGGACAACCCACACAACCTTCTCATCCCAAAGATTGACCACGACTGGTACTGGACTAATATCCATAGAGGCAAAACG GGCCGCGGCTGTTGCTCAGAACAAGCGGTAACCTTCCATTACGTGCCTTCAAGCTTGATGTATGTACTGGAGTATTTCATCTACCACCTTAGACCCTTCGGCATCAGTTACAACTACGAcacacattataattttagaaaatataacactaaacaaaaaaaatcttataataaacaaacaatataa
- the LOC128674596 gene encoding glycoprotein-N-acetylgalactosamine 3-beta-galactosyltransferase 1-like isoform X1 codes for MYRSTILVFVLSTLKFTNLFELEQTQSQLQNETVARLISEKVRLLCGVVMGLGATVAMDPPAIAISDTWGKRCNHILFMNEPDTISLKPPLGKDQHHLLYMYSKVGFIDWFLLTMSSECYVVIENLRYLLADYDPNDAIFFMLTVREKANITYVLSQKAVELFLKTALDTTACNTSKNDIVARMNCFRSIGIKRKDEQDYLQRDLFLSGNVYRRNTSGNFWNCRNLPEKPRDCYSDFAISMDGVDSKMKYVLDYFLYTLKPYGIKFGGKMPAILGENRQFQYGDYPTNIRSLAGEKKSQEKYRHKWNSMEEDYPQDDSISSEDSK; via the exons ATGTATCGATctacaatattagtatttgttttatcaacattaaaattcac AAACCTCTTTGAGTTGGAACAAACTCAAAGTCAGCTTCAAAACGAGACTGTGGCGAGGTTGATATCCGAGAAAGTGAGGTTGCTTTGTGGCGTCGTAATGGGCCTCGGTGCGACCGTAGCTATGGATCCGCCCGCGATCGCCATTTCCGACACTTGGGGGAAGCGGTGCAACCATATTCTTTTTATGAATG aGCCGGATACTATATCTTTGAAACCACCACTCGGGAAAGATCAGCATCATTTACTGTACATGTATTCGAAGGTCGGTTTTATTGACTGGTTCCTTCTAACCATGTCTTCAGAATG ctACGTGGTGATTGAGAATCTGAGGTACTTACTGGCAGATTACGATCCAAACGACGCGATTTTTTTCATGCTGACAGTTAGGGAAAAAGCg AATATAACTTACGTTCTAAGTCAAAAAGCTGtcgaattatttttgaagacgGCACTAGACACGACTGCTTGTAATACTTCAAAAAACGACATTGTTGCAAGGA tGAATTGCTTTAGATCCATTGGCATAAAAAGAAAGGATGAACAGGACTATTTACAACGCGATCTTTTCTTGTCGGGAAACGTATACAGACGAAATACTAGTGGAAATTTTTGGAATTGTCGTAATTTACCTGAAAAG ccACGTGATTGTTATTCAGACTTCGCCATTTCCATGGACGGTGTGGACTCGAAAATGAAATATGTCTTAGACTATTTTCTATACACATTGAAACCGTATGGCATCAAATTCGGCGGGAAAATGCCCGCCATTTTGGGTGAAAATAGACAATTCCAATATGGCGACTACCCAA CCAACATAAGGAGCTTGGCTGGTGAGAAGAAATcgcaagaaaaatatagacataAGTGGAACAGCATGGAGGAAGATTACCCCCAAGATGATTCTATTTCCAGCGAAGACAgcaaataa